A window of Sagittula sp. P11 genomic DNA:
CCGGTCTGCACCGCATCGTCCTGGGCCTTGCACGCCTGATGGCGCTTCTTGGCGGGGCGCTGCTGACGCTACTGATCCTGATCACCTGCCTGTCGATCATCGGCCGGGCGGGGAACTCCCTGCTGCATGCGATGGCAAGCGCGGGCGTCCTGCCGGGGCTGGCACAGGGGCTGATCGACTGGGGCATCGGCGCGATCCCCGGCGACTTCGAACTGGTCGAGGCGGGCATGGCGTTCTGCATCTTTGCCTTCCTGCCGTTCTGCACGGTGACGGGCGGGCATGCCTCCGTCGACGTGTTCACCAACTTCCTGCCGCGCACCGCCAACCGGGTGCTTGAGGTCCTGATCTCCATCATCTTCGCCGTGGTGCTGGTGGTGATCGCCGTGCAGCTCGAACAGGGCATGGCGCGCAAGATCTCCTCCGGGCAGACCACGCTGCTGCTGCAGTTCCCGGTCTGGTGGGCCTATGCCATCAGCCTCGCCGGGGCCGTCGTGACAGCCGTGATCGGCGTCTACATGGCGTTTGTGCGCATCTACGAACTTATGACCGGGCGCGTGATCGCCCCGAACGCTGTAGGAGCGGACCATTGAGCAATCTCGAGATCGGCATCTGGTCCTTCCCGGCGCTGCTGCTTCTGATCTTCCTGCGCGTGCCGATCGGGCTGGCCATGTTCTCGGCGGGCTTCGCGGGCATGTGGCTGGTGATGGGCAACACCCGGCTGCCGATGGCGCAGCTGAAGGACCTGGCCTATTCGACCTTCTCCAACTACTCGCTGTCCATCGTGCCGATGTTCCTGCTGATGGGTTACTTCGCGACCCTCGGCGGCATGAGCCAGGCGCTGTTCAAGGCGGCGGAATCCTGGCTGGGGCACCGGCGCGGCGGGGTGGCCATGGCGGCCATCGGCGCCTGCGCGGGGTTCGGCGCGATCTGCGGATCGTCGCTGGCCACCGCCGCCACCATGAGCCGCGTCGCCCTGCCGGAGCTGAAGCGTTACGGCTACGACGGCGGCTTTTCGACCGCGACGCTGGCCGCGGGCGGCACGCTGGGCATCCTGATCCCGCCCTCGGTCGTGCTGGTGATCTACGCGATCCTGACCGAGCAGAACATCGCCAAGCTGTTCCTCGCGGCCTTCGTGCCGGGCGTGCTGGCCGCCATCGGCTACATGATCGCCGTCTCCGTCTACGTGCGCGTGAACCCCAAGAGTGCCGGCGTCCGCGAACCGCAGCCCATGTCCGATCGCATCCGCGCGATGATCGACGTCTGGCCGGTGCTGCTGGTCTTCGTCGCGGTGGTCGGCGGCATCTACGGCGGCATCTTCACCCCGACCGAAGGCGCGGCCGTCGGTGCACTTGGAACGGGTATCATTGCGCTGGTTAACAGGGGCCTGACGTGGCGCACGCTGCTGGAGAGCTTCACCGACACGGCGCGGTCCTCGGCGATGATCTTCTTCATCGTGCTGGGGGCGGCCTTCTACAACGCCTTCCTCGCCCGGACGCGCCTGCCGCAGGAGCTGTCGTCCTGGGTGGTGGAGCTGGGCCTCTCGCCCATCGCGGTGCTGGCGGTGATCCTGATCGTCTACCTGATCCTCGGCTGCTTCATGGACAGCCTGTCGATGATCCTGCTGACGATCCCGATCTTCTTCCCGGTGATCTCGGCGCTGGATTTCGGCCTGTCGCCGGAGAACACGGCGATCTGGTTCGGCATCCTCGTGCTGATCGTGGTGGAGGTCGGTCTGATCACGCCACCGGTGGGGATGAACCTCTTCGTCATCAACGCGATGAGCCCGGAAACCCCCATGGTGAAGACCTATTCGGCGGTGCTTTACTACGTGGTTTCCGACCTGGTGCGGGTGGTGCTGCTGGTGGCCTTCCCGGCAATCACGCTGTTCCTGCTGCCAGGCTGAGGAAAGGACAGGCGGAGTGAAACTCCGCCCTACGTCCTGTCGGCCCGTGCGGCTGGCGGGGCGATACGACAAAACGGTTTCGCGCGCGTCCGGCAGGCCGGGCACGCGGATGGCCATCGGGGAAGGGGCTCTGCCCCGCTCGGCCCTTGAAGCGCCTTTGCGGCGCTTCACCGCTGCGCGGGCGGTCCTCGCCCCCCGAGGTATTTGGACAAGGTGAAGCAGCGGGGCTGCGAAGGAGGATCATCCTATGAAGATTTCGGGACAGGTTGCGATCGTGACCGGCGGGGCAAGCGGGCTGGGCGCCGCCACGGCGCGGCGGCTGGCGGCAGAAGGCGCTAAGGTCGGTATCCTCGATTTCGACGGCGACGGCGCCGCGGCCATGGCGCGCGAGATCGGTGGCATGGCGGTCAAGACGGATGTCGGGCTCGAGGCGTCGGTCGCGGATGCGGTGGCGGAGGTCAAGCAGCGGCTGGGCGCGCCGCGGATCGCCGTGTCCTGCGCCGGGATCGGGCTGGCGGGCCGGGTCGTGGGCCGTGACGGCGCGCTGTCGACGGACCTGTTCGAGAAGACGATCCGGGTGAACCTGATGGGCACCTACTACGTGATGAGCCACGCGGCGCGCGAGATGATGGCGCTGGAGCCGCTGGAGAGCGGCGAGCGCGGGGTTGTGGTCAACACCGCCTCCGTCGCCTACGAGGACGGGCAGATCGGGCAGGTGGCCTATTCAGCATCGAAGGGGGCCATCGCGTCGATGTGCCTGCCGGCGGCGCGCGAGATGGCGAAGCAGGGCGTGCGCGTCATGGCCATCGCGCCGGGCCTGTTCAACACGCCGATGATGGAGGGGCTGCCGCAGGAGACGGTGGACGGGATCGTGGCGAACGTGCCCTTCCCGCACCGTCTGGGCGATCCGGCGGAATATGCGCAGCTTGTCTGTCAGATCCTCGAAAGCCCCTACCTGAACGGCTCCGTCATCCGGCTGGACGGCGCTGTGCGTTTGCCGCAGCGCTGATCTTTCCAAGGGGATAGGCCATGGACTTGACGTATCGCGCGCACAAGGTCGTGCGGGAGGACCGGGCCGACGGGTCGATCCTGCTGACCTCGGGCTACGAGATGAGCCCGGTTGCCGCAAGGACCGGCGATTGGGTGGACCGCTGGGCCCGCGAGGCCCCTGAGCGGGTGTTCATCGCGGAGCGGTCCGGCGCGGGCTGGCGCGAGGTGAGCTATGCCGAGACGCGGGAGCGGGTGCGCGCGCTGGCGGCGGCGCTTCTGGCGCGCGGCATGGGGCCTGAGACGCCGATCGTGGTGATCTCGGGCAACGGCGTGGACCACGGGTTGCTGACACTTGCAGCGCAATACGTGGGGGTGCCGACGGTGCCGCTGGCCGAGCAATACGCGCTGATCCCGGAGGCGCGGGGCCAGTTGCGCCATTGCGTCGAGGTGGTCCGGCCCGCGATGGTCTTTGCCGACGACGGGGAACGCTACGGCGATGCGCTGGCGCTGGAGATTTTCGAGGGACTCGAGAAGGTTGTGTCGCGCAATGCACGTGCCGGCATGACCGCGCTGGAGACAATGACGGGCGGTTCGGACGTGGGCGTGGACGCGGCGGCGCAGGAGGTGGGCCCGGATACCGTGGCCAAGTTCCTGATGACCTCCGGTTCGACGTCGCATCCCAAGGCGGTGGTGACGACGCAGCGGATGATGTGTGCCAACCAGGCGCAGTTGCTCGACGCCCTGCCGTTCCTTGGCGAGAAGCCGCCGCGGATCGTCGACTGGCTGCCGTGGAACCATGTCTTCGGCGGGTCGCACAACTTCAACATGATGCTGGCGAATGGCGGGGCGCTTTACGTCGATGGTGGCAAGCCGACGCCTGCGCTGATCGGAAAGAGCATCGAAAACAACCGCTTGATCGGCGGAACGCTGGCCTTCAACGTGCCGGTGGGCTTTGCGCAGATGTGCGAGGCGATGAAGGCGGACGCGGAGCTGCGGCAGAGGTATTTCGAGGAGCTGGACATGGTGTTCTATGCGGGGGCGTCGCTGCCGCAGGACGTCTGGGACGACCTCGAGACCATGGCGCGCCAGGTGCGGGGGGAAGTGCCGCTGATGATCTCCTCCTGGGGGCTGACGGAGACCGGACCGGCCTGCCTGATCCAGCATGAACCGACCGAACGCTCCGGCATTGTCGGCGTGCCTATGACCGGGGTCGAGGTGAAGCTCTTGCCGGACGCCGAGCTGCGCTGCGAGATCCGCGTGCGCGGGCCGAACATCATGCCGGGCTACCTGAACGATCCGCAGAAGACCGCGGAGGCCTTTGACGAAGAAGGGTTTTTCCTGACGGGCGACGCGATGAAGTTCGTCGATCCGGACGACCTGGACAAGGGCATGAAGTTCGACGGGCGGATCTCGGAGGACTTCAAGCTGCTGACCGGGACATGGGTGCGCGCCGCCAACCTGCGGCTGGAATTGTTGAAGGATCTCAGCCCCCTGGTGCAGGATCTTGTGGTGTGCGGTGCGGACCGCAACGAGATCGGCGTGCTGATCTTCCCGTCGCGCGCCGCGCTCGACATGGGCGTGCCCGAAGGACCGCTCGTCTGGTCTGAGCGGTTGGCGGGGGCGGTGGCGGAAAAGCTGCGGGCGCGGGGGGAGCACGGGTCGGCGACGCGGGTGACGCGGGCGCTGGTGATGAGCGAACCGCCGTCCATGGGCGACGGCGAGATCACGGCCAAGGGGAATCTCAACTTCCGCAAGGTGCAGAAGCGGAGAGAGGCTTTGGTTTCAAGGCTTTACGACAATGCCGACCGGCACGTGGTGCGGATCTGAGGCGTTAACCTGCGTTGACGAAACCTGCGGGGTTCCGGGACCGCGCGGAGCGGTTAATCCGCCGTGCGCCCGGAGGGCCACCGCATGTTGTGGGGCCACGAGCCCACGTCCACACCGGATGAACGGATCTTAACCATTGGCCCCGACGCGTTATGGGACGAACCGGCCGTTTCGACCCCCCGAAACGGCCGGTTGGTAACCTTTGGCGCCCGGCGGGCCATTTCCGGTGTTGCGCGGGACGGGCCCGTTTTAACTTCTGTGCCGAACCGCTGGCGCCGGGCAGGTGGCGGGGGGCGGGCGTCGTGAAACCTCGCCCTGCGCGGCGGCGCATATGCCCCGGCCGGACCGCGACGACAAATCCCGAAATCATGACCCTTATTGGCATTATATTGCTAAAACGTATCTGCGCGACCCATATTTGTTTGCCCACGGATAATATCTTGGCAATATAGCGCACAAGCGACTCTGGGAGGAGGACCCCGGAGGCCATCTGAGGGGAGAACCCGGGGGCATCCCCGGGCGCTGGGAGGACAACATGACAGAAAATCAGAATGCGGCGCTGCATTTCGTGGACCGCCACCTGAGCGAAGGCCGTGCCGACAAGGTCGCCTTTCGCGAGGCAGCCGGGAAGACACGCAGCCTGACCTACGGAAAACTGGCGGAACGCTCGGACCTTGTGGCCGGGGCGCTGGGCGCGGCGGGCATCCAGCCGGAGCAGCGGGTGGCCTGCCTCGTGCTGGACCAGATCGAGTACCCGGAAATCTTCTGGGGCGCGCTCAAGGCGCATGTGATCCCCATCGCGCTGAACACGCTGCTGACGCCGGAGACCTATGACTTCATCCTGCGCGACAGCCGCGCGGTCTGCCTGTTCGTCTCGCGTGAGCTTTACGACGCGGTGAAGCCGGTGCTGGCAGAAAACCCCTACCTGCGGCACGTGGTGGTGATCGGCGACGACACGCCCGAGGGGTGCCTGAACTACGAACGCTGTCTTGAGGGCGCGGAGGCCGCGCCGGTGGCGCAGGTGAGCGAGGACGAATGTGCCTTCTGGCTCTATTCCTCAGGCTCCACCGGGCAGCCGAAGGGGGTGCGCCACGTCCATGGCGCGCTGAAGGCCACGGCGGACACATATGGCGCGCAGGTGCTGGGCATCCGCGAGGACGACGTGGTGTTTTCCGTTGCGAAGATCTTCTTCGCCTACGGGCTGGGCAACGCCATGACCTTCCCGATGTCGGTGGGCGCGACGACGATCCTGTTCAACGGGCGGCCGGTGCCGGACGTGGCGGCGCAGATCATCCGCGACGAGAAGCCCACGATCTTCTGCGGGGTGCCGACGCTTTATGCCGCGACGGTGCACTGGCTGGAAAAGCACGGCGTGCCGGAGCACCGGCTGCGCGCCTGCATCTCGGCGGGCGAGGCGCTGCCGACGGAAGTGGGCAACGCCTGGCTGCGGCTGTGGGGGGTGGATATCCTCGACGGTGTGGGGTCGACCGAGATGCTGCACATCTTCCTGTCGAACCGGCCCGGCGACGTGGTCTACGGCACCTCCGGCATGGCGGTTCCGGGGTACGAATTGCGCTGCGTCGACGAGGACGGCAACCAGATCCTGCCCGGCGGCGTGGGCGAGCTGCTGGTGCGCGGCGCCTCTGCGGCGGAGGGCTACTGGAACAAGCGGTCGAAAAGCCGCGCGACCTTCGAGGGCGAGTGGACGCGCACCGGCGACAAGTACGAGATCACCGAGGAGGGGCGCTTTGTCTACTGCGGGCGCACCGACGACATGTTCAAGGTCTCGGGCATCTGGGTCTCGCCCTTCGAGGTGGAGCAGGCGCTGGTGGCGCACCCCGGCGTGCTGGAGGCGGCGGTCGTGCCGTGGCGGGACGAGGACGACCTGGAAAAGCCCAAGGCCTTCGTGGTGCTGAAGGAGGGCGCGGATGCGGCCGAGGTCACCGGCGCGCTGAAGGAGTTCGTCAAGGCGCGGGTCGGCGCGTGGAAGTATCCGCGCTGGGTGGAGGTGGTGGAGGATCTGCCGAAGACCGCCACCGGCAAGATCCAGCGCTTCAAACTCAGGGCGCAGGCGGCGCCAAAGAAGGACATGGAGGGCGTGGCATGACTTGGCCGGTTGAGATCAGGGCAGGCGGCAAGCGGCTGGAATGTGCGGGCTTCGGGCCGGGGCCGGATGAGGCGCCGACGCTGGTGCTGCTGCACGAGGGGCTGGGTTCGCTGGCGCTGTGGCGGGATTTCCCGGAGCGGCTGGCCAAGGCCACCGGCTGGGGCGTCTTCGCCTGGTCGCGCGCGGGCTATGGCCGTTCCGATGCGGCGGAGCTGCCGCGCCCGCTCGATTACATGACGCGCGAGGCGGTGGACGTGCTGCCGGAGGTGCTGGAGGCCATCGGTTTCCGGCGCGGCGTGCTGATGGGCCATTCCGACGGCGCGACGATCGCAGCGGAATACGCGGGCTCGGTCGAGGATTTCCGGGTGCGCGGGCTGGTGCTTTTGGCGCCGCATTTCTTCACCGAACCCGGGGGGCTGGCGTCCATCGCGGAGGCGAGGGAGGCGTTCGCCTCGGGCGGGTTGCGCGAGAAGATGGCGAAGTACCACGACGATCCGGAGGCCACCTTCCGCGGCTGGAACGACGCCTGGCTGGCGCCGGGGTTCCGCGCCTGGCACGTGGGCGAGGTGATCGACTACTGGCGGGTGCCCTGCCTGGCGATCCAGGGGGCAGATGACCAGTACGGCACGCTGGCGCAGATCCGCGAGATCGAGAGCCGGTCCTATGCGCCGGTGGACACGGTGATCCTGCCGGGGGTGAAGCACGCCCCGCAGGCGGAGGCGCCGGAGGCGGTGCTGGAGGCTGTGGCCGAGTTCTGCGCGCGGCTTGCGCGGATCGAGGCGGCGGAGCCGGAGCTGGCGTGAGCTTCACGCCCTATGTGCCGGGCCTTACGCCTCGGCCTCCGGACGGTGCCTATGACGCCTTTAAGGAGGTCTCGGTCCCCCTGGCGGACTGCCGGGCCTGGCGTGAGGGGCTGCGGTTCTACCGGGAGGGGGCCTTCTGGGAGGCGCATGAGGTCTGGGAGGCGGTCTGGATGGCCGCGCCCGAGAAGTCGGCGGAGAAGCTGATGGTGCAGGGGGTCATCCAGCTGGCCAACGCGCGGCTGAAGCGCCGGATGGGGCGCGACGCGGCGGCAGAGCGGCTGGAGGGCATGGCGCGGGACCTGATGCGCGAAGCCTGGGCGCGGGCCGGCGGGGTGGTGATGGGCTTGGCGCCGGGTGACGGCGGGATTTGTGAACTATAGTGCATCAATTGCGTGAAGACCGTCATATTTTTGGTACTATAGTGCGAAAACAGCATTGAGGGCACAGGTTTTTGCGGTATAGTGCCAGCAAGCGCGGGAGGAGAATGCGGCGATGACGAAGCGAATCGATTTCCAGGTCGATCCCACGGCCTACAAGCACTGGAAGGTGCATTACGACGGTCCGGTGGCGCACCTGCACATGGATGTCGACGAGAACGGCGGGCTGTTCGACGGCTACCAGCTTAAGATGAACTCCTACGACCTGGGCGTCGACATCGAGCTCGCGGACATCGTGCAGCGGATGCGGTTCGAGCACCCGGAGGTCAAGGTCGTGGTGATGAAGTCCGACAAGGACCGGATCTTCTGCGCGGGCGCCAATATCCGCATGTTGGGCGGGGCCAAGCATTCGCACAAGGTGAACTTCTGCAAGTTCACGAACGAGACGCGCAACACCTTCGAGGCGGCGGAAGAGGACAGCGGCCAGAAGTACATCGCGGCGGTCAAGGGCGCCTGCGCGGGCGGCGGCTACGAGCTGGCGCTGGCCTGCAACCACATCATGCTGACCGACGATTCCTCGTCTTCCGTGTCGCTGCCGGAGGTGCCGCTGCTGGCGGTGCTGCCGGGGACGGGCGGGCTGACCCGGGTGACCGACAAGCGCAAGGTGCGCCGCGACCGGGCGGACGTGTTCTGCTCGACCGAGGAGGGGGTGCGCGGCAAGCGGGCGCAGGAATGGAAGCTGGTCGACGAGGTGATCCCCAACTCGAAGTTCGACGCGACGGTGGAGGTGCGGGCGAAGGAATTCGCGGTGGCCTCGAAGAAGGCGGATGTCGGGAAGGGCATCGTGCTGACGCCGCTGGACCGGACCTTCCACGAGGACGGCTCCGTCACCTATTCGACCGTGGAAGTGCAGACCAACCGTGCGGGCCGCACGGTGACGATCACGGTGAAGGGGCCGGAGGGCGAGGCGCCCGCCGACATGGCGGCGTTCGAGGCCGAGGGCGACCAGTCCTGGATGCTGCGGGCGGCGCGCGAACTCGACGACGCGATCCTGCACCTGCGGCTGAACGAGCCGGAGCTGGGCCTGATGGTCTTCAAGACGCAGGGCGATCCGGAGAAGCTCTTGGCGCATGAGGCGCTGCTGATGTCCGACAAGGCGCACTGGCTGGCCAACGAGGTGCTGCAGTACTGGAAGCGGGTGCTGAAGCGGGTCGACGTGACCTCGCGCTCGATGGTGGCGCTGGTGGAGCACGGGTCGTGCTTTGCGGGTGTGCTGGCCGAACTGCTCTGGGCCGTGGACCGCAGCTACATGATGGAAGACGAGTTCGAGGGCGACAACCGGCCCATCGCGACCATCACGCTGTCGGACGCGAACTTCGGCCCGATGCCGATGGCGAACGGGCTGACGCGGCTGCAGACCCGGTTCCTCGACGACGATGATGCGCTGGGCGTCTGCGCTGAAGCGAAGGGCGAGGCGCTGGAGGCCGAGGCGGCGGAGGAAGCCGGCCTTGTCACCATGATCCTCGACGACATCGACTGGGAGGACGAGATCCGCATCTTCCTCGAGGAGCGGGCGTCCTTCAGCCCCGACGCGATGACGGGGATGGAGGCGAACCTGCGCTTCGCAGGACCGGAGACCATGGAGACCCGGATCTTCGGCCGCCTGACCGCCTGGCAGAACTGGATCTTCATCCGCCCGAACGCCGTGGGCGAAAACGGGGCGCTGCAGCGCTACGGCACCGGCGTGCGGGGCGAATACAACATGGAGCGCGTGTAACGGCGCGAGGCAGAAGACTTTTCGGACGAAAAGTCTTTGAGGGGCAGAGTTTTCGACGAAAACTCTGCATCACCGAGGAGGACTTGGAATGCTTGACCTGATCAACGTGAGCTACGACACCCAGATTCCGAACAACGTCGGGCTCTCCGGTGACAAGAAGGTGCTGAAAGCGCTGGAGCGCTGGCACCCGGGTTACATCAACTGGTGGAACGACCTGATCCCGCAGAATTTCCAGGAATCGATGGTCTACCTGCGGACCGCCGTTTCGGTCGATCCCAAGGGCTGGGCGAAGTTCGATTACGTGAAGATGCCGGAGTACCGCTGGGGCGTCCTTCTGGCGCCGCAGGTCGAGGACCGGCGCATTCCCTGCGGCGAGCATGCGGGCCAGCCCGCGTGGCAGGAGGTGCCGGGCGAGTACCGCAACATGCTCAAGCGCCTGATCGTGATCCAGGGCGACACGGAGCCGGGCTCGGTCGAGCAGCAGCGCTTCCTCGGGCTCACCGCGCCGTCGCTTTACGACATGCGCAACCTCTTCCAGGTGAACGTGGAGGAGGGCCGTCACCTCTGGGCGATGGTCTACCTGCTGTTCAAGTATTTCGGCAAGGACGGCCGCGAGGAGGCGGACGACCTGCTGCGCCGCTCTTCGGGGTCGGACGAGGCGCCGCGGATGCTGGGCGCCTTCAACGAGGAGACGCCGGACTGGCTGTCGTTCTTCATGTTCACCTACTTCACCGACCGCGACGGCAAGATGCAGCTTGAATCGCTGGCGCAGTCGGGCTTCGACCCGCTGTCGCGCACCTGCCGCTTCATGCTGACCGAGGAAGCGCACCACATGTTCGTGGGCGAGACCGGCGTGGGCCGCACGATCCAGGCGACCTGCGAGGCGATGAACAAGGCGGGGATCACGGATCCCTACGACATCCACAAGATCCGCGAGATGGGCGTGATCGACCTGCCGACGATCCAGAAGAAGCTGAACCTGCATTACACGCTGTCGCTGGACCTCTTCGGGCAGGAGGTGTCGACCAACGCCGCCAATGCCTTCAACGCAGGGATCAAGGGCCGCTACATGGAGACCCGGATCGACGACGACCACCAGCTGAAGGGCGACACCTACGTGGTGCGCACCGTCAAGGACGGTCTGATCGTCGCGGAGGAGGTGCCGGCGCTGACGGCGATCAACATGCGCCTGCGCGACGATTACGTGCGCGATGCGGCGGGCGGCGTGGGCCGCTGGAACAAGGCGATGGAGAAGGCCGGGATCGATTTCCAACTGACCCTGCCGCACGAGGCGTTCCACCGCCAGATCGGCATCTTCTCGGCGATCAAGGCCGATCCGGAGGGCAACATCCTGTCCGAGGACGACTGGGCGAAGCGCCGCGACGAATGGCTGCCGTCGAAGGCCGACGGCGATTTCATCCAGTCGCTGATGAAGCCGTGTTACGAGCCGGGGCAGTTCGCCTCGTGGATCGCGCCGCCGAAGGTCGGGATCGACAACAAGCCGGGCGACTTCGAGTACGTCAAGCTGCACATGGCCTGAGGCCGCGGGCCGGGTCCGGGGGCGCGCGCGGCGTGGTCCCGGACCTTCGGAAGGACAGGAGAGGGCTGCGATGAGCGACCCGGCGACCAACACGGCCAGCGCCAAGGCCTTCTACGACATGATGTTCAACCAGTGTCGTCCGAGGGAGGCCGTCGCGGCCTACGTGGGCGCCGAGTACATCCAGCACAACCCGCATGTCGCCTCCGGCAAGGAGGGGTTCATCGCCTACTTCGAGCGGATGGCCCGGGAGTATCCCGGCAAGCGGGTGGAATTCGTGCGCACGGTGGCGGAGGGGGACCTGGTGGTCCTGCACTGTCACCAGGTCTGGCCCGACGAAGAATACGCGGGCATCGACATCTTCCGTTTCGACGCGGCGGGCCGGATCGTGGAGCACTGGGATGTGCTGCAGGTGCTGCCCGAGACATCCGCGCACGGCAACGGGATGTTCTGAGAGACAATGAAACGGGTCGGGAGGGCCTTGGGATGCAGATGGAACGCAAGATCGGCCACGCACCGCGCGTGGCGGCACTGGGCGAGGAGTTCCTTGCCGGACAGGGGGGATGCCCGGGGTGCATCGGCTGCACGGGCTGCCGCGGGCTTTGCGCGCAGCTGATCGAGATGCTCTCGGTCCCCGAGGCGGTGCTGCGCCGCGACTGAGCGCGGCCCTGGCCCCTTGCCCACCCAGACAGTCACAGAGGTGTCCCCGGCGCGGGA
This region includes:
- a CDS encoding TRAP transporter large permease, which encodes MSNLEIGIWSFPALLLLIFLRVPIGLAMFSAGFAGMWLVMGNTRLPMAQLKDLAYSTFSNYSLSIVPMFLLMGYFATLGGMSQALFKAAESWLGHRRGGVAMAAIGACAGFGAICGSSLATAATMSRVALPELKRYGYDGGFSTATLAAGGTLGILIPPSVVLVIYAILTEQNIAKLFLAAFVPGVLAAIGYMIAVSVYVRVNPKSAGVREPQPMSDRIRAMIDVWPVLLVFVAVVGGIYGGIFTPTEGAAVGALGTGIIALVNRGLTWRTLLESFTDTARSSAMIFFIVLGAAFYNAFLARTRLPQELSSWVVELGLSPIAVLAVILIVYLILGCFMDSLSMILLTIPIFFPVISALDFGLSPENTAIWFGILVLIVVEVGLITPPVGMNLFVINAMSPETPMVKTYSAVLYYVVSDLVRVVLLVAFPAITLFLLPG
- the boxB gene encoding benzoyl-CoA 2,3-epoxidase subunit BoxB translates to MLDLINVSYDTQIPNNVGLSGDKKVLKALERWHPGYINWWNDLIPQNFQESMVYLRTAVSVDPKGWAKFDYVKMPEYRWGVLLAPQVEDRRIPCGEHAGQPAWQEVPGEYRNMLKRLIVIQGDTEPGSVEQQRFLGLTAPSLYDMRNLFQVNVEEGRHLWAMVYLLFKYFGKDGREEADDLLRRSSGSDEAPRMLGAFNEETPDWLSFFMFTYFTDRDGKMQLESLAQSGFDPLSRTCRFMLTEEAHHMFVGETGVGRTIQATCEAMNKAGITDPYDIHKIREMGVIDLPTIQKKLNLHYTLSLDLFGQEVSTNAANAFNAGIKGRYMETRIDDDHQLKGDTYVVRTVKDGLIVAEEVPALTAINMRLRDDYVRDAAGGVGRWNKAMEKAGIDFQLTLPHEAFHRQIGIFSAIKADPEGNILSEDDWAKRRDEWLPSKADGDFIQSLMKPCYEPGQFASWIAPPKVGIDNKPGDFEYVKLHMA
- a CDS encoding alpha/beta fold hydrolase; protein product: MTWPVEIRAGGKRLECAGFGPGPDEAPTLVLLHEGLGSLALWRDFPERLAKATGWGVFAWSRAGYGRSDAAELPRPLDYMTREAVDVLPEVLEAIGFRRGVLMGHSDGATIAAEYAGSVEDFRVRGLVLLAPHFFTEPGGLASIAEAREAFASGGLREKMAKYHDDPEATFRGWNDAWLAPGFRAWHVGEVIDYWRVPCLAIQGADDQYGTLAQIREIESRSYAPVDTVILPGVKHAPQAEAPEAVLEAVAEFCARLARIEAAEPELA
- a CDS encoding DUF309 domain-containing protein encodes the protein MSFTPYVPGLTPRPPDGAYDAFKEVSVPLADCRAWREGLRFYREGAFWEAHEVWEAVWMAAPEKSAEKLMVQGVIQLANARLKRRMGRDAAAERLEGMARDLMREAWARAGGVVMGLAPGDGGICEL
- a CDS encoding benzoate-CoA ligase family protein, whose amino-acid sequence is MTENQNAALHFVDRHLSEGRADKVAFREAAGKTRSLTYGKLAERSDLVAGALGAAGIQPEQRVACLVLDQIEYPEIFWGALKAHVIPIALNTLLTPETYDFILRDSRAVCLFVSRELYDAVKPVLAENPYLRHVVVIGDDTPEGCLNYERCLEGAEAAPVAQVSEDECAFWLYSSGSTGQPKGVRHVHGALKATADTYGAQVLGIREDDVVFSVAKIFFAYGLGNAMTFPMSVGATTILFNGRPVPDVAAQIIRDEKPTIFCGVPTLYAATVHWLEKHGVPEHRLRACISAGEALPTEVGNAWLRLWGVDILDGVGSTEMLHIFLSNRPGDVVYGTSGMAVPGYELRCVDEDGNQILPGGVGELLVRGASAAEGYWNKRSKSRATFEGEWTRTGDKYEITEEGRFVYCGRTDDMFKVSGIWVSPFEVEQALVAHPGVLEAAVVPWRDEDDLEKPKAFVVLKEGADAAEVTGALKEFVKARVGAWKYPRWVEVVEDLPKTATGKIQRFKLRAQAAPKKDMEGVA
- a CDS encoding TRAP transporter small permease — encoded protein: MAGLHRIVLGLARLMALLGGALLTLLILITCLSIIGRAGNSLLHAMASAGVLPGLAQGLIDWGIGAIPGDFELVEAGMAFCIFAFLPFCTVTGGHASVDVFTNFLPRTANRVLEVLISIIFAVVLVVIAVQLEQGMARKISSGQTTLLLQFPVWWAYAISLAGAVVTAVIGVYMAFVRIYELMTGRVIAPNAVGADH
- a CDS encoding feruloyl-CoA synthase: MDLTYRAHKVVREDRADGSILLTSGYEMSPVAARTGDWVDRWAREAPERVFIAERSGAGWREVSYAETRERVRALAAALLARGMGPETPIVVISGNGVDHGLLTLAAQYVGVPTVPLAEQYALIPEARGQLRHCVEVVRPAMVFADDGERYGDALALEIFEGLEKVVSRNARAGMTALETMTGGSDVGVDAAAQEVGPDTVAKFLMTSGSTSHPKAVVTTQRMMCANQAQLLDALPFLGEKPPRIVDWLPWNHVFGGSHNFNMMLANGGALYVDGGKPTPALIGKSIENNRLIGGTLAFNVPVGFAQMCEAMKADAELRQRYFEELDMVFYAGASLPQDVWDDLETMARQVRGEVPLMISSWGLTETGPACLIQHEPTERSGIVGVPMTGVEVKLLPDAELRCEIRVRGPNIMPGYLNDPQKTAEAFDEEGFFLTGDAMKFVDPDDLDKGMKFDGRISEDFKLLTGTWVRAANLRLELLKDLSPLVQDLVVCGADRNEIGVLIFPSRAALDMGVPEGPLVWSERLAGAVAEKLRARGEHGSATRVTRALVMSEPPSMGDGEITAKGNLNFRKVQKRREALVSRLYDNADRHVVRI
- the boxC gene encoding 2,3-epoxybenzoyl-CoA dihydrolase, with amino-acid sequence MTKRIDFQVDPTAYKHWKVHYDGPVAHLHMDVDENGGLFDGYQLKMNSYDLGVDIELADIVQRMRFEHPEVKVVVMKSDKDRIFCAGANIRMLGGAKHSHKVNFCKFTNETRNTFEAAEEDSGQKYIAAVKGACAGGGYELALACNHIMLTDDSSSSVSLPEVPLLAVLPGTGGLTRVTDKRKVRRDRADVFCSTEEGVRGKRAQEWKLVDEVIPNSKFDATVEVRAKEFAVASKKADVGKGIVLTPLDRTFHEDGSVTYSTVEVQTNRAGRTVTITVKGPEGEAPADMAAFEAEGDQSWMLRAARELDDAILHLRLNEPELGLMVFKTQGDPEKLLAHEALLMSDKAHWLANEVLQYWKRVLKRVDVTSRSMVALVEHGSCFAGVLAELLWAVDRSYMMEDEFEGDNRPIATITLSDANFGPMPMANGLTRLQTRFLDDDDALGVCAEAKGEALEAEAAEEAGLVTMILDDIDWEDEIRIFLEERASFSPDAMTGMEANLRFAGPETMETRIFGRLTAWQNWIFIRPNAVGENGALQRYGTGVRGEYNMERV
- a CDS encoding SDR family NAD(P)-dependent oxidoreductase, which produces MKISGQVAIVTGGASGLGAATARRLAAEGAKVGILDFDGDGAAAMAREIGGMAVKTDVGLEASVADAVAEVKQRLGAPRIAVSCAGIGLAGRVVGRDGALSTDLFEKTIRVNLMGTYYVMSHAAREMMALEPLESGERGVVVNTASVAYEDGQIGQVAYSASKGAIASMCLPAAREMAKQGVRVMAIAPGLFNTPMMEGLPQETVDGIVANVPFPHRLGDPAEYAQLVCQILESPYLNGSVIRLDGAVRLPQR